From the Argopecten irradians isolate NY chromosome 13, Ai_NY, whole genome shotgun sequence genome, one window contains:
- the LOC138306160 gene encoding uncharacterized protein isoform X2: MACAPTSGLLLRSRTGSSGNKWIADIVLKLGRDFTQFASQIGFTETQVQHLEHAGEHVYRLVIDKWLYTIGRHTTKYVYVIYTALLNLNRNDLLIEYFKSGPPDKYSVDIWDDFIEELHTVNIANLESEGKGNKSEVKKNEKKKNKQSKHKRDSGLEKTERDDEKDTAILELKDDLASSRTPCEDKPVIIKKMKKNKQKAKDKNDDGIAKETDGDTETETLGGSKKSSNPQELHQFTAPKENTEPDEKDTAILELKDDLASPETPCEDEVKEATRRTDRKTEAVHYHFNEPAMIGDNNIMSIQTSQSSPSGGLDSEKIRDQLHEIMVGQGAVGGNERMNTMSLQTLEACFHRRYSKSFKSDNGIQMLDFLKQAADYFVITMMGSQYFVHMRTPKTSSQIHETNESSVQSNIISSKRETKQCSKHATDSASADRPVYVQKQKGYIPNKCSEFEDFLNYVNHFSGDNLLLISKTNFIKHIDTLANIKWICVFDFDPSSRKDGLFFKIEDIVKKNFGSLHPRTWNEPPNITNSGTEWCFISGLKEDPESQTPDEFKKWYPKIKQKFEKHVEQINSLLDTLSILTVVAFWPEDRVTGMKFQKIISVLEESISPAPKVVVIGTPSAEHDTFLDKVSPDRFLKEKLEHVFHDLSINVEPQQSSEDFRYMLPTDDGINNAQIDSSLANSLRENMHVLYLDNPYQSSVSDMSASEVEEQHFFKGGTLSWQSYYANGPEYFYSSRDLLRTIVDDIKREFVDRLNPGIVKIMHAPGAGGTTLGQNIIWELHNITPCIQIRTDAAAKPRDIAANISALGKNTHSPVVALSDGIEDDQLDLIQQQLHNTIVIFIHLKRTSDNKITPLKNEYFLEGHLSPKEACSIGPRFIRCCRDDVKKKDQIQRLVDDVRKGVKHHLIEFGLVIHLEEFNGLASYVAEYLKIDKQSKGFSKSQRVLGYLSLVQFFGQGILPCQMLGTMLGKSDDYKLTYGKFPRDIQEFTVPVGSASNQHSIRICHFLVARQILDQLLSGNPSKEMGCDLSESAKSRLQPFVLEFIDDLKTRQEKIGQMSKHVLDIIIQTFIYREFSSNQNQQRKRKFSKLIESIPAQPPFTECLKVLEKLAESFPESPSLWAHLGRAYSLLCPVQLDKTETFFQKAIDGCQKEESQTDTDYDDPDVVLSYVLHMYGMFYLRRIQGEIDMCRGQQDSEMEFQKAAENILNLADIACTAFTKCRRCGVAGESYGCNGEIKVRLCICEFLKGHYHFSSIDDLIEKSKNTLIFSFVERSVSKIQHLFITCFTIIDQADLANEVRQSLTRYQSLFKEMIIPWLFNTVTIRDSFEARCAKLTGI, from the exons ATGGCATGTGCACCGACCTCGGGGCTGCTTTTGCGAAGTAGAACAG GGTCCAGTGGGAACAAGTGGATTGCAGACATAGTACTGAAACTCGGACGTGATTTCACCCAATTTGCATCCCAAATCGGATTTACTGAAACACAGGTGCAACATCTAGAACACGCTGGAGAACACGTTTACCGATTGGTGATAGACAAATGGCTGTACACGATTGGAAGGCAcacaacaaaatatgtatatgtcATCTACACAGCTCTGTTGAATTTGAACAGAAATGACCTGCTGATCGAGTACTTTAAATCAG GGCCACCAGATAAATATTCAGTGGATATATGGGACGATTTCATCGAAGAACTTCACACTGTTAATATAGCCAATCTGGAATCGGAGGGAAAAG GGAACAAATCTGAGGTCAAAAAGAATGAGAAGAAAAAGAACAAACAGTCAAAACATAAAAGAGATAGCG GACTTGAGAAGACAGAGAGAGAT GATGAAAAAGACACAGCGATTTTGGAACTTAAAGATGATCTTGCGTCCTCCAGAACTCCATGTGAAG ACAAACCTGTTATCATcaagaaaatgaagaaaaataagcaaaaagcCAAAGACAAAAACGATGACG GGATTGCAAAGGAAACTGATGGTGACACAGAAACTGAAACTTTGGGTGGCTCTAAAAAATCGTCAAATCCGCAAGAGTTACACCAGTTTACAG CACCTAAGGAGAATACAGAGCCGGATGAAAAAGACACAGCGATTTTGGAACTTAAAGATGATCTTGCGTCCCCAGAAACTCCATGTGAAG ACGAAGTAAAGGAAGCCACAAGAAGAACTGATAGGAAAACAG AAGCAGTACATTACCACTTTAACGAGCCTGCGATGATCGGCGACAATAATATCATGTCAATACAGACAAGTCAATCATCTCCTTCAG GTGGTCTAGATAGCGAGAAAATCAGAGATCAACTTCATGAGATAATGGTTGGACAAGGAGCAGTAGGAGGAAACGAAAGAATGAATACAATGTCGCTGCAAACTCTCGAAGCATGTTTTCATCGGAGGTATAGTAAGAGTTTTAAATCTGATAATGGAATTCAAATGCTAGATTTTCTTAAACAGGCTGCAgattattttgttataacaatGATGGGAAGTCAATATTTTGTACACATGCGTACACCGAAAACAAGTTCCCAGATTCACGAAACAAATGAAAGCTCGGTTCAGAGTAATATCATATCTTCCAAACgtgaaacaaaacaatgttCAAAACATGCCACAGATTCAGCATCAGCAGATCGTCCGGTGTATGTTCAAAAGCAAAAAGGTTACATTCCGAACAAGTGTTCAGAATTTGAAGACTTTCTAAACTATGTCAATCATTTTAGCGGGGacaatttacttttgatatccAAAACGAACTTTAtcaaacatatagacacactgGCTAATATAAAATGGATTTGCGTCTTCGATTTCGATCCCAGCAGCCGTAAAGACGGACTGTTTTTTAAAATTGAAGATATTGTAAAGAAAAATTTTGGATCTTTGCACCCTCGCACTTGGAACGAGCCCCCTAATATAACCAATTCTGGAACTGAGTGGTGTTTCATATCCGGTCTAAAGGAGGATCCGGAAAGTCAAACCCCAGATGAATTTAAGAAGTGGTATCCTAAAATAAAGcagaaatttgagaaacatgtTGAACAGATCAACAGTTTACTAGATACTTTGAGTATACTGACAGTTGTTGCCTTCTGGCCAGAAGATAGGGTTACAGGCATGAAGTTTCAAAAAATTATCTCCGTTTTAGAAGAATCAATTTCACCCGCTCCAAAGGTTGTGGTGATTGGTACTCCATCAGCGGAACATGATACGTTTCTTGACAAGGTTTCACCAGACCGTTTCCTCAAAGAAAAACTGGAACATGTCTTCCATGATTTATCAATAAACGTAGAGCCCCAACAAAGCTCTGAGGATTTCAGGTATATGTTACCGACAGATGATGGGATCAATAACGCTCAAATTGACAGTTCTCTGGCAAACTCACTTCGGGAAAATATGCACGTCCTATACCTTGACAACCCATATCAAAGTAGTGTGTCAGATATGTCGGCCTCTGAAGTAGAAGAACAGCATTTCTTTAAGGGCGGTACTTTGAGTTGGCAATCTTACTACGCCAATGGTCCTGAATACTTTTATTCTAGTAGAGATCTTCTTCGTACCATTGTGGATGATATAAAAAGAGAATTCGTAGACAGATTGAATCCAGGTATCGTTAAAATAATGCATGCGCCTGGTGCAGGGGGGACAACTCTTGGTCAAAATATAATTTGGGAGTTACATAACATTACTCCATGTATACAAATCAGAACTGATGCCGCTGCTAAGCCAAGAGACATTGCAGCAAACATATCTGCCCTTGGCAAAAATACGCATAGTCCTGTTGTAGCATTATCCGATGGAATAGAAGATGATCAATTAGACCTGATTCAGCAGCAATTGCACAACACTATTGTCatatttatacatttgaaaCGTACCTCTGACAACAAAATAACTCCTCTAAAAAACGAATATTTCCTGGAAGGACACTTATCGCCCAAAGAAGCTTGTAGTATTGGACCCAGATTTATCAGATGCTGTCGTGATGATGTGAAGAAGAAAGATCAGATTCAGAGACTTGTCGATGACGTTCGCAAAGGTGTGAAGCACCATCTTATAGAATTTGGGTTGGTAATTCACCTTGAGGAGTTCAACGGATTGGCATCATATGTAGCGGAATATCTGAAAATCGACAAACAGAGCAAAGGATTCAGCAAATCTCAGAGAGTCCTTGGCTATTTATCATTAGTTCAGTTTTTTGGTCAAGGAATCCTGCCATGCCAAATGTTAGGTACCATGCTCGGAAAATCAGACGATTACAAGTTAACATATGGCAAATTCCCAAGAGATATCCAAGAATTTACCGTGCCTGTTGGTTCAGCATCTAATCAGCACAGTATTCGAATATGCCATTTTCTAGTAGCAAGACAAATACTCGATCAGCTTTTGTCTGGAAATCCAAGCAAAGAAATGGGATGTGATTTGAGCGAGTCCGCTAAAAGTCGTCTACAACCATTTGTTCTTGAGTTTATAGACGATCTGAAAACGCGACAAGAGAAAATTGGTCAAATGTCAAAGCACGTACTTGACATAATAATACAAACGTTCATTTATCGTGAATTCAGCTCAAATCAAAATCAACAAAGAAAACGAAAGTTTTCAAAACTGATAGAAAGTATACCCGCACAGCCCCCATTTACTGAATGTCTGAAAGTTTTAGAGAAACTAGCAGAGTCATTTCCCGAAAGCCCAAGCTTGTGGGCACATCTTGGAAGAGCATATTCGTTGCTGTGTCCGGTACAACTTGATAAAACTGAAACGTTTTTCCAGAAAGCGATTGATGGTTGTCAAAAAGAGGAAAGTCAGACTGACACTGATTATGATGATCCTGACGTTGTACTGAGCTACGTGTTACACATGTACGGCATGTTTTATCTTCGACGAATTCAAGGAGAAATAGATATGTGTCGAGGACAACAAGATTCAGAAATGGAATTTCAGAAGGCAGCTGAAAACATACTTAACTTAGCAGATATTGCATGTACTGCGTTTACAAAGTGCCGTCGTTGCGGTGTCGCTGGTGAGTCATATGGATGTAATGGCGAGATCAAAGTGCGTTTATGCATATGTGAGTTTCTAAAAGGGCATTATCATTTCAGTTCCATTGATGATCTGATAGAGAAATCGAAAAACACTCTGATCTTTTCATTTGTCGAAAGAAGTGTTTCGAAAATCCAGCACCTCTTCATTACGTGCTTTACCATTATTGATCAGGCTGACCTTGCCAACGAAGTCCGCCAAAGCCTGACACGATATCAATCTCTATTCAAAGAAATGATCATCCCGTGGTTATTCAATACAGTCACTATCCGCGATTCCTTTGAAGCCAGATGTGCCAAACTCACAGGCATTTAG
- the LOC138306160 gene encoding uncharacterized protein isoform X1, with translation MACAPTSGLLLRSRTGSSGNKWIADIVLKLGRDFTQFASQIGFTETQVQHLEHAGEHVYRLVIDKWLYTIGRHTTKYVYVIYTALLNLNRNDLLIEYFKSGPPDKYSVDIWDDFIEELHTVNIANLESEGKGNKSEVKKNEKKKNKQSKHKRDSALEARTERDEKDTAILELKDDLASSRTPCEDKPVIIKKMKKNKQKAKDKNDDGIAKETDGDTETETLGGSKKSSNPQELHQFTAPKENTEPDEKDTAILELKDDLASPETPCEDEVKEATRRTDRKTEAVHYHFNEPAMIGDNNIMSIQTSQSSPSGGLDSEKIRDQLHEIMVGQGAVGGNERMNTMSLQTLEACFHRRYSKSFKSDNGIQMLDFLKQAADYFVITMMGSQYFVHMRTPKTSSQIHETNESSVQSNIISSKRETKQCSKHATDSASADRPVYVQKQKGYIPNKCSEFEDFLNYVNHFSGDNLLLISKTNFIKHIDTLANIKWICVFDFDPSSRKDGLFFKIEDIVKKNFGSLHPRTWNEPPNITNSGTEWCFISGLKEDPESQTPDEFKKWYPKIKQKFEKHVEQINSLLDTLSILTVVAFWPEDRVTGMKFQKIISVLEESISPAPKVVVIGTPSAEHDTFLDKVSPDRFLKEKLEHVFHDLSINVEPQQSSEDFRYMLPTDDGINNAQIDSSLANSLRENMHVLYLDNPYQSSVSDMSASEVEEQHFFKGGTLSWQSYYANGPEYFYSSRDLLRTIVDDIKREFVDRLNPGIVKIMHAPGAGGTTLGQNIIWELHNITPCIQIRTDAAAKPRDIAANISALGKNTHSPVVALSDGIEDDQLDLIQQQLHNTIVIFIHLKRTSDNKITPLKNEYFLEGHLSPKEACSIGPRFIRCCRDDVKKKDQIQRLVDDVRKGVKHHLIEFGLVIHLEEFNGLASYVAEYLKIDKQSKGFSKSQRVLGYLSLVQFFGQGILPCQMLGTMLGKSDDYKLTYGKFPRDIQEFTVPVGSASNQHSIRICHFLVARQILDQLLSGNPSKEMGCDLSESAKSRLQPFVLEFIDDLKTRQEKIGQMSKHVLDIIIQTFIYREFSSNQNQQRKRKFSKLIESIPAQPPFTECLKVLEKLAESFPESPSLWAHLGRAYSLLCPVQLDKTETFFQKAIDGCQKEESQTDTDYDDPDVVLSYVLHMYGMFYLRRIQGEIDMCRGQQDSEMEFQKAAENILNLADIACTAFTKCRRCGVAGESYGCNGEIKVRLCICEFLKGHYHFSSIDDLIEKSKNTLIFSFVERSVSKIQHLFITCFTIIDQADLANEVRQSLTRYQSLFKEMIIPWLFNTVTIRDSFEARCAKLTGI, from the exons ATGGCATGTGCACCGACCTCGGGGCTGCTTTTGCGAAGTAGAACAG GGTCCAGTGGGAACAAGTGGATTGCAGACATAGTACTGAAACTCGGACGTGATTTCACCCAATTTGCATCCCAAATCGGATTTACTGAAACACAGGTGCAACATCTAGAACACGCTGGAGAACACGTTTACCGATTGGTGATAGACAAATGGCTGTACACGATTGGAAGGCAcacaacaaaatatgtatatgtcATCTACACAGCTCTGTTGAATTTGAACAGAAATGACCTGCTGATCGAGTACTTTAAATCAG GGCCACCAGATAAATATTCAGTGGATATATGGGACGATTTCATCGAAGAACTTCACACTGTTAATATAGCCAATCTGGAATCGGAGGGAAAAG GGAACAAATCTGAGGTCAAAAAGAATGAGAAGAAAAAGAACAAACAGTCAAAACATAAAAGAGATAGCG CACTTGAGGCGAGGACAGAGAGAGATGAAAAAGACACAGCGATTTTGGAACTTAAAGATGATCTTGCGTCCTCCAGAACTCCATGTGAAG ACAAACCTGTTATCATcaagaaaatgaagaaaaataagcaaaaagcCAAAGACAAAAACGATGACG GGATTGCAAAGGAAACTGATGGTGACACAGAAACTGAAACTTTGGGTGGCTCTAAAAAATCGTCAAATCCGCAAGAGTTACACCAGTTTACAG CACCTAAGGAGAATACAGAGCCGGATGAAAAAGACACAGCGATTTTGGAACTTAAAGATGATCTTGCGTCCCCAGAAACTCCATGTGAAG ACGAAGTAAAGGAAGCCACAAGAAGAACTGATAGGAAAACAG AAGCAGTACATTACCACTTTAACGAGCCTGCGATGATCGGCGACAATAATATCATGTCAATACAGACAAGTCAATCATCTCCTTCAG GTGGTCTAGATAGCGAGAAAATCAGAGATCAACTTCATGAGATAATGGTTGGACAAGGAGCAGTAGGAGGAAACGAAAGAATGAATACAATGTCGCTGCAAACTCTCGAAGCATGTTTTCATCGGAGGTATAGTAAGAGTTTTAAATCTGATAATGGAATTCAAATGCTAGATTTTCTTAAACAGGCTGCAgattattttgttataacaatGATGGGAAGTCAATATTTTGTACACATGCGTACACCGAAAACAAGTTCCCAGATTCACGAAACAAATGAAAGCTCGGTTCAGAGTAATATCATATCTTCCAAACgtgaaacaaaacaatgttCAAAACATGCCACAGATTCAGCATCAGCAGATCGTCCGGTGTATGTTCAAAAGCAAAAAGGTTACATTCCGAACAAGTGTTCAGAATTTGAAGACTTTCTAAACTATGTCAATCATTTTAGCGGGGacaatttacttttgatatccAAAACGAACTTTAtcaaacatatagacacactgGCTAATATAAAATGGATTTGCGTCTTCGATTTCGATCCCAGCAGCCGTAAAGACGGACTGTTTTTTAAAATTGAAGATATTGTAAAGAAAAATTTTGGATCTTTGCACCCTCGCACTTGGAACGAGCCCCCTAATATAACCAATTCTGGAACTGAGTGGTGTTTCATATCCGGTCTAAAGGAGGATCCGGAAAGTCAAACCCCAGATGAATTTAAGAAGTGGTATCCTAAAATAAAGcagaaatttgagaaacatgtTGAACAGATCAACAGTTTACTAGATACTTTGAGTATACTGACAGTTGTTGCCTTCTGGCCAGAAGATAGGGTTACAGGCATGAAGTTTCAAAAAATTATCTCCGTTTTAGAAGAATCAATTTCACCCGCTCCAAAGGTTGTGGTGATTGGTACTCCATCAGCGGAACATGATACGTTTCTTGACAAGGTTTCACCAGACCGTTTCCTCAAAGAAAAACTGGAACATGTCTTCCATGATTTATCAATAAACGTAGAGCCCCAACAAAGCTCTGAGGATTTCAGGTATATGTTACCGACAGATGATGGGATCAATAACGCTCAAATTGACAGTTCTCTGGCAAACTCACTTCGGGAAAATATGCACGTCCTATACCTTGACAACCCATATCAAAGTAGTGTGTCAGATATGTCGGCCTCTGAAGTAGAAGAACAGCATTTCTTTAAGGGCGGTACTTTGAGTTGGCAATCTTACTACGCCAATGGTCCTGAATACTTTTATTCTAGTAGAGATCTTCTTCGTACCATTGTGGATGATATAAAAAGAGAATTCGTAGACAGATTGAATCCAGGTATCGTTAAAATAATGCATGCGCCTGGTGCAGGGGGGACAACTCTTGGTCAAAATATAATTTGGGAGTTACATAACATTACTCCATGTATACAAATCAGAACTGATGCCGCTGCTAAGCCAAGAGACATTGCAGCAAACATATCTGCCCTTGGCAAAAATACGCATAGTCCTGTTGTAGCATTATCCGATGGAATAGAAGATGATCAATTAGACCTGATTCAGCAGCAATTGCACAACACTATTGTCatatttatacatttgaaaCGTACCTCTGACAACAAAATAACTCCTCTAAAAAACGAATATTTCCTGGAAGGACACTTATCGCCCAAAGAAGCTTGTAGTATTGGACCCAGATTTATCAGATGCTGTCGTGATGATGTGAAGAAGAAAGATCAGATTCAGAGACTTGTCGATGACGTTCGCAAAGGTGTGAAGCACCATCTTATAGAATTTGGGTTGGTAATTCACCTTGAGGAGTTCAACGGATTGGCATCATATGTAGCGGAATATCTGAAAATCGACAAACAGAGCAAAGGATTCAGCAAATCTCAGAGAGTCCTTGGCTATTTATCATTAGTTCAGTTTTTTGGTCAAGGAATCCTGCCATGCCAAATGTTAGGTACCATGCTCGGAAAATCAGACGATTACAAGTTAACATATGGCAAATTCCCAAGAGATATCCAAGAATTTACCGTGCCTGTTGGTTCAGCATCTAATCAGCACAGTATTCGAATATGCCATTTTCTAGTAGCAAGACAAATACTCGATCAGCTTTTGTCTGGAAATCCAAGCAAAGAAATGGGATGTGATTTGAGCGAGTCCGCTAAAAGTCGTCTACAACCATTTGTTCTTGAGTTTATAGACGATCTGAAAACGCGACAAGAGAAAATTGGTCAAATGTCAAAGCACGTACTTGACATAATAATACAAACGTTCATTTATCGTGAATTCAGCTCAAATCAAAATCAACAAAGAAAACGAAAGTTTTCAAAACTGATAGAAAGTATACCCGCACAGCCCCCATTTACTGAATGTCTGAAAGTTTTAGAGAAACTAGCAGAGTCATTTCCCGAAAGCCCAAGCTTGTGGGCACATCTTGGAAGAGCATATTCGTTGCTGTGTCCGGTACAACTTGATAAAACTGAAACGTTTTTCCAGAAAGCGATTGATGGTTGTCAAAAAGAGGAAAGTCAGACTGACACTGATTATGATGATCCTGACGTTGTACTGAGCTACGTGTTACACATGTACGGCATGTTTTATCTTCGACGAATTCAAGGAGAAATAGATATGTGTCGAGGACAACAAGATTCAGAAATGGAATTTCAGAAGGCAGCTGAAAACATACTTAACTTAGCAGATATTGCATGTACTGCGTTTACAAAGTGCCGTCGTTGCGGTGTCGCTGGTGAGTCATATGGATGTAATGGCGAGATCAAAGTGCGTTTATGCATATGTGAGTTTCTAAAAGGGCATTATCATTTCAGTTCCATTGATGATCTGATAGAGAAATCGAAAAACACTCTGATCTTTTCATTTGTCGAAAGAAGTGTTTCGAAAATCCAGCACCTCTTCATTACGTGCTTTACCATTATTGATCAGGCTGACCTTGCCAACGAAGTCCGCCAAAGCCTGACACGATATCAATCTCTATTCAAAGAAATGATCATCCCGTGGTTATTCAATACAGTCACTATCCGCGATTCCTTTGAAGCCAGATGTGCCAAACTCACAGGCATTTAG